A DNA window from Arachis duranensis cultivar V14167 chromosome 3, aradu.V14167.gnm2.J7QH, whole genome shotgun sequence contains the following coding sequences:
- the LOC107480585 gene encoding mitochondrial inner membrane protein OXA1 has product MAYRRCLLKRGNLVDWKCHPSFSYVLYSDDGKHKQRPEEKSSSAAISTFVQTRSIGSSLNGSMGFGASSRALSNTFLSPCSGYNFCRYMSTVNDGSDKIEMMSDIADVLTDKAVETIASQAPVFNEVAIAAADSYLPVKLLQYGIDAVHTYTGLNWWAAIALLLRPHMEAIRAEMEYKAMDPVAAAENQKKMKQLFKEYGVNPFTPLMGLFVQAPIFISFFLAISNMAEKVPSFKHGGTYWFTDLTTPDALYVLPVLTALSFLITVECNMQEGLEGNPVAGTMKNVSRGLAVLTVPFTMGFPKAIFCYWVTSNLFSLVYGLVLKVPGIKKTLGIPEIVAAKPTTAAEPQSPFNVFPALKKSTAEATEPSSSPVEPSKHSNKKISSSAVLSQRLKSLEKQVKGRKKNLKR; this is encoded by the exons ATGGCTTATAGACGATGCCTATTGAAAAGAGGGAACCTTGTAGACTGGAAGTGTCACCCGTCTTTCAGTTATGTACTCTACAGCGATGATGGGAAACACAAGCAGCGCCCAGAAGAAAAATCATCCTCTGCAGCAATCAGTACTTTTGTCCAAACAAGGTCCATCGGGAGCTCCCTTAATGGGTCTATGGGGTTTGGTGCCTCTTCTAGAGCGCTTTCCAACACATTCCTTTCCCCGTGCTCTGGATATAATTTCTGCCGATATATGTCGACTGTGAATGATGGATCAGATAAGATTGAGATGATGTCCGACATTGCAGATGTACTTACTGACAAGGCCGTTGAGACCATAGCTTCTCAGGCTCCTGTTTTTAACGAGGTTGCCATTGCTGCTGCTGATTCGTATTTGCCTGTGAAGTTGCTGCAGTATGGGATCGATGCTGTGCATACTTATACCGGGTTAAACTG GTGGGCAGCCATTGCTTTG TTGCTGAGGCCGCACATGGAAGCGATACGGGCTGAGATGGAATATAAG GCTATGGATCCCGTTGCTGCAGctgaaaatcaaaagaagatgAAGCAGCTGTTTAAGGA ATATGGTGTGAATCCGTTTACACCTTTGATGGGACTCTTTGTTCAAGCACCTATCTTTATTAGCTTTTTTCTTGCG ATATCAAACATGGCTGAAAAGGTGCCATCATTTAAGCATGGTGGAACCTACTGGTTTACTGATCTCACTACTCCAGATGCTTTATATGTTCTTCCTGTTTTGACTGCATTGTCGTTCTTAATAACAGTTGAG TGTAATATGCAAGAAGGCTTGGAAGGAAATCCTGTGGCTGGTACCATGAAAAATGTCTCTAGGGGTCTTGCTGTTCTTACAGTTCCCTTCACCATGGGGTTCCCAAAG GCCATATTTTGTTACTGGGTCACGTCAAATTTGTTTTCACTTGTGTATGGACTTG TGCTTAAAGTTCCTGGCATAAAGAAAACTTTAGGTATTCCTGAAATAGTTGCTGCAAAACCTACCACTGCTGCAGAACCACAATCTCCCTTTAATGTATTTCCAGCACTAAAAAAATCCACAGCAGAAGCAACTGAGCCAAGCTCATCACCAGTTGAACCATCAAAacattcaaacaaaaagatttcTTCTTCTGCTGTTCTCAGCCAAAGGCTCAAAAGTTTAGAGAAACAAgtgaaaggaagaaagaaaaacctCAAGAGGTGA